The proteins below are encoded in one region of Hordeum vulgare subsp. vulgare chromosome 3H, MorexV3_pseudomolecules_assembly, whole genome shotgun sequence:
- the LOC123445720 gene encoding disease resistance protein RGA2-like, which yields MVCHRHQPHKGKTAFHDPEPYVQTLVSSLFLQLKGRRKKKFHLGIAFVGGASNDFATHSCSVNKTALVLLAAIAVPLLQLLLQYLPLKTLFLTLSPTMALAFAGKAVAVSAISAIVRKSFDYLDKYTKAERMKPVEERLERTLLQVQVVFDAIDMERIRGPSEALDGWIWQLRDAVEEAEDVLDDVEYYKLEKKVKSRGNMVSSSLYKCKRMFIQQFNTLLKVGDFKRMVDALKKLDEVASAVDRFIMLVDRFDPSSLRHMGHQGIGNPRETSSFLFDGKIVGRDTERDQVVEWLVKQESDGVQKCDVCSVTTYAIVGIGGMGKTTLAQAVYNDQRVKQCFDQIMWVCVSNEFDVLGLTRKIVQEITGQGTNITSLNSLQEILRGKLSSKKFLLVFDDVWNDERRPDWEKLVAPLKFGQRGSKLLLTTRMQSVVDIVERVLGGRAESLRLEGLHDNDLFALLNKHAFFGVNPDDYMNLQDIGQKIIKKLSGSPLAAKVLGGLLNNSMDSTYWNRMLRENISSIEHGNEGVMKVLRLSYHHLPPHLQACFRYCSMFREDYRFSKADLVQLWMGSGLIQLSADEDQIPEDVGEHYLRTLTRKSFFEVHSQESSDMSYHGDFSLEYYVMHDLLHDLGRTVSKKECIRIFSDDYGSIPRTVRHAKITVVNHTSFTDFSVLKKLRTLLISFDETIQKRDQWIVLEKVLKVATKLRVLHVQTSSLFKLPDAFGNLTHLRYLCHWGPCKEVAKYSFWCPCSIYKLYHLQRIKLDRCLLLSCRLQNLVNLRYLVFSGNLIGFPPYFGHLTSLQELNTNMCVPPGYGFLARELEDLKGLRRLYASGLENVSAQEGTSAKLGEKESLIMLSLSWDSGQLEADGEELLNSLQPHTNLEKLKIQRYNGMKSPCWMENPMLTNLTYVSLSDCNNWQHLPPLGGLPSLKYLYLQHMNAVKRIEGSFYGCEVPLAFPSLKLLSIEMLPSLEEWVGSEDMILFPQLEKLFIRRCRLLRNIPALPSTLAHLEIRDAGLSTLPATYHPSEASVHQKPVLSRLNIYDCPNLVTLGQEYCFLYLEELCIARCKNLLHLPMDKLQTPQLLKSLTVRGCPKLMALQEDISLPSSIVKLHIYSCGVYGAYHVNSLCSLTSLSTLCLEGDMSLPSCNRVTTAAPEEDMSLPSSIRELSVVSCGVYETCLLNSLCGLTCLTTLCLHDCEVTALPSADVFRGLRAVQHLEIVKCRELAALDGIEELASLTELIVYGCEKLLGNPSLQQASDTDQIATVSPSHLGRLEKLRISNPFLLQWEPLSRVNSVTDLTIDNSSRCLPEEWLMKNSDHLKHLGVLDASQLEFLPSVMARLPSLATLEFKRAILVLSLPELPASLQFLQILGCHPVLKQRCRKRRGHDWHKVAHIPVLRIVQDLPSAYAWRSFAGIMLAMGPC from the exons ATGGTATGCCATCGCCATCAGCCTCATAAAGGGAAGACCGCATTCCACGATCCTGAGCCATACGTGCAGACATTGGTGTCAAGTCTCTTTCTGCAATTAAAGGGCAGAAGAAAGAAGAAATTTCATCTTGGAATCGCCTTCGTCGGTGGGGCCAGCAACGACTTTGCAACACACAGCTGCTCAGTTAACAAGACAGCTCTTGTTTTGCTGGCTGCCATTGCAGTACCACTCCTACAGCTCCTGCTTCAATACCTTCCTCTGAAAACTCTCTTTCTTACCTTGTCTCCAACTATGGCTTTGGCTTTCGCCGGTAAGGCTGTGGCCGTCTCAGCCATATCTGCGATTGTCCGCAAGTCGTTCGACTACCTGGATAAGTACACGAAAGCAGAGAGGATGAAGCCTGTGGAAGAGCGGCTAGAGAGGACTCTCCTCCAAGTGCAAGTAGTctttgatgccattgatatggaaCGGATTAGGGGCCCGAGCGAGGCCCTTGATGGATGGATTTGGCAGCTCAGGGATGCTGTCGAGGAGGCCGAGGACGTTCTCGATGATGTGGAGTACTACAAGCTTGAGAAAAAGGTGAAATCAAGAGGTAATATGGTGAGCAGCTCTTTGTACAAGTGTAAGCGGATGTTTATCCAGCAGTTCAATACCCTGCTTAAGGTTGGTGATTTTAAGAGAATGGTAGATGCCCTaaagaaacttgatgaggttgcttCCGCTGTGGACCGGTTTATCATGCTCGTGGATCGATTTGATCCTTCTAGTTTGAGGCACATGGGGCATCAGGGAATTGGTAATCCTCGTGAGACTAGTTCCTTCTTGTTTGATGGCAAAATAGTCGGCCGTGATACAGAGAGGGATCAGGTAGTTGAATGGTTGGTCAAGCAAGAAAGTGATGGTGTTCAAAAATGTGATGTTTGCAGTGTCACCACTTACGCTATAGTGGGCATAGGTGGCATGGGCAAGACGACACTAGCACAGGCGGTCTACAATGACCAAAGAGTGAAGCAATGCTTTGATCAGATTATGTGGGTGTGTGTGTCCAATGAATTTGATGTCCTTGGTCTGACAAGAAAGATTGTACAAGAAATTACTGGGCAAGGTACCAATATCACTAGTCTAAATTCGCTTCAAGAGATCCTCAGAGGGAAGCTGAGCTCCAAGAAATTTCTGCTTGTATTTGATGATGTATGGAATGATGAGAGAAGGCCAGACTGGGAGAAATTAGTCGCTCCTCTGAAATTTGGCCAAAGGGGAAGCAAGCTCTTATTGACAACTCGAATGCAATCAGTTGTAGACATTGTTGAAAGGGTACTAGGAGGAAGGGCCGAGTCTTTGAGATTGGAGGGTCTACATGATAATGATCTTTTCGCACTTCTGAACAAGCACGCGTTCTTTGGAGTGAATCCTGATGATTATATGAACTTGCAAGATATTGGACAGAAAATCATTAAAAAGTTAAGTGGAAGCCCATTAGCTGCAAAGGTATTGGGTGGGCTATTGAACAACTCTATGGACAGTACATACTGGAATCGAATGCTAAGAGAAaatatctctagcattgagcatgGCAATGAAGGTGTTATGAAAGTTTTAAGATTAAgttatcatcatcttcctccacaTCTACAGGCTTGCTTCAGATATTGCAGCATGTTCCGAGAAGATTACCGGTTCAGTAAAGCTGATCTGGTACAGTTATGGATGGGCTCAGGACTGATCCAGCTATCTGCAGATGAAGATCAGATACCAGAGGATGTGGGTGAACATTATTTGCGTACACTGACAAGGAAGTCTTTCTTTGAAGTGCATTCACAAGAGTCCAGTGATATGTCTTATCATGGTGACTTTTCTCTTGAATACTATGTGATGCATGATTTATTGCATGATCTAGGACGTACCGTTTCCAAAAAGGAATGCATCAGAATTTTCAGCGATGATTATGGTAGTATTCCAAGAACAGTTCGCCATGCAAAAATTACAGTGGTAAATCATACATCGTTCACGGATTTCTCTGTACTAAAGAAACTGCGGACCCTGCTtatatcatttgatgaaacaatacAGAAAAGGGATCAGTGGATTGTACTGGAAAAAGTGCtaaaagtagcaacaaaattgAGGGTTTTGCATGTACAGACATCCTCGCTTTTCAAGCTGCCTGATGCCTTTGGTAATCTAACGCACCTTCGATATTTGTGTCATTGGGGACCGTGTAAGGAAGTGGCAAAATATTCATTTTGGTGTCCTTGCTCTATATACAAGTTATATCATCTCCAAAGGATAAAGTTAGATAGATGTTTGTTATTATCCTGTAGACTGCAAAACTTGGTTAATCTGAGATATCTAGTCTTTTCGGGTAATCTAATAGGATTTCCGCCTTACTTTGGACACTTAACTTCTCTTCAAGAATTAAATACTAATATGTGTGTCCCACCTGGCTATGGTTTCCTGGCACGTGAGCTTGAGGATTTAAAAGGTCTCCGTCGTTTATATGCTAGTGGGCTTGAGAATGTCAGTGCACAAGAAGGAACTTCTGCTAAGCTGGGTGAAAAGGAAAGTCTCATCATGTTATCACTCTCTTGGGACAGTGGCCAACTGGAAGCAGATGGGGAGGAACTACTGAATAGCCTTCAACCTCACACGAACCTTGAAAAGCTGAAGATTCAAAGATATAATGGTATGAAATCTCCGTGTTGGATGGAAAATCCTATGCTGACAAACTTGACATATGTTTCTCTCTCAGATTGCAACAACTGGCAACACCTTCCACCTTTAGGCGGACTACCTTCACTCAAATATCTCTACTTACAACATATGAATGCAGTGAAAAGAATAGAAGGTTCCTTTTATGGCTGTGAGGTGCCTCTTGCCTTCCCGTCTCTTAAGTTGCTCTCAATTGAAATGCTTCCATCACTAGAGGAGTGGGTTGGATCGGAGGATATGATTCTGTTTCCGCAGCTCGAAAAGTTATTCATTAGACGATGCAGGCTATTGAGAAATATACCAGCACTGCCATCTACTCTTGCTCATCTTGAAATACGTGATGCTGGTTTGTCTACTCTTCCTGCAACTTATCATCCCAGTGAAGCATCAGTACACCAAAAGCCAGTACTTTCCAGGCTGAACATCTATGATTGTCCAAATCTAGTGACACTGGGCCAAGAGTATTGTTTCCTTTATCTGGAGGAATTATGCATTGCACGCTGTAAAAATCTGTTGCATTTGCCGATGGATAAATTGCAGACACCCCAACTCCTTAAAAGTTTGACAGTGAGGGGTTGCCCCAAGCTGATGGCCCTGCAGGAAGATATCAGTTTGCCATCATCAATCGTAAAGCTTCATATATATTCATGTGGTGTTTATGGGGCTTATCATGTCAACTCCCTGTGCAGCCTCACATCTCTTAGTACTCTGTGTTTAGAGGGAGATATGAGTTTGCCATCGTGTAATCGTGTGACGACAGCTGCCCCAGAGgaagatatgagtttgccatcGTCTATCAGAGAGCTTTCTGTTGTTTCATGTGGTGTTTATGAGACTTGTCTACTCAACTCCCTGTGCGGCCTCACTTGTCTTACTACTCTGTGTTTACATGACTGTGAGGTGACAGCCCTTCCCTCCGCAGACGTTTTTAGGGGTCTCAGAGCAGTGCAGCATTTGGAAATTGTGAAGTGCAGGGAGCTTGCTGCTCTAGATGGGATAGAAGAACTGGCTTCCCTCACGGAGTTAATTGTGTATGGATGCGAGAAGCTTCTTGGCAATCCGTCTCTGCAGCAAGCTTCTGATACCGATCAAATCGCTACAGTCTCCCCTTCGCACCTTGGAAGACTTGAGAAGCTGAGAATCAGCAATCCATTTCTCTTGCAATGGGAGCCTTTGAGTAGAGTCAACTCGGTTACAGACTTGACCATTGACAACAGCTCTAGATGTTTACCTGAGGAGTGGTTGATGAAAAACAGTGACCATCTCAAACACCTGGGAGTGCTTGATGCTTCTCAGCTGGAGTTCCTACCCTCGGTCATGGCAAGGCTCCCCTCCCTTGCGACATTGGAATTCAAAAGAGCTATACTGGTCCTGTCACTTCCAGAGCTGCCGGCCTCCTTACAGTTTTTACAAATCCTTGGTTGTCATCCTGTACTAAAGCAGCGATGCAGGAAGAGAAGAGGCCATGACTGGCATAAGGTTGCGCACATCCCTGTCCTGCGGATTGTACAAGATCTTCCATCGGCGTATGCATGGCGTTCCTTTGCTG GTATTATGCTGGCAATGGGCCCATGTTAG